In the Clavelina lepadiformis chromosome 8, kaClaLepa1.1, whole genome shotgun sequence genome, one interval contains:
- the LOC143469058 gene encoding ectonucleotide pyrophosphatase/phosphodiesterase family member 7-like: MKICIILLTLQIMITTNILLVSTSTVKTGSGAGHKLLLVSFDGFRWDYSQRTPDLEAFKYLRENGVVAEYMKPVFPSQTSPNHFSIATGLYTESHGVVHNCNYNISDGPPISSFYSALAVNEWWDNGGEPIWITAVNQGLRSGGYLFPGSFANISGVSATKKILETFATPSEESDWMKRIDETMEWFTKDGLDMIALYFEQPDVESHDKGPDSEVIAEIMMPLLNRTILYLLKKVEEYNLIDDLNIIITSDHGFTAIDTSVKGEDAISIARYVNQSYVDFQFSYGPLGLVEPIPGTAKYVKNKLQEGNQNMKVYLKEELPERFHYKNNDRITSIVILAEPGYDVYPIFPLFHINAGDHGYDNDLQDMRTSYFSIGPSFKKNYTVAGFENVHIYPLMCHLLGLAPAPNNGSLDVLLPTLRSKSGGNVCSNLFIVFASTLIGIVSRSI; encoded by the exons GTGGGATTATTCACAAAGAACTCCAGACCTTGAAGCTTTTAAATACCTTAGAGAAAATGGAGTTGTAGCGGAGTATATGAAACCTGTTTTTCCGAGTCAGACTTCTCCTAACCACTTCAGCATAGCAACAG GTTTGTACACCGAATCGCACGGAGTAGTTCACAATTGTAATTACAACATCAGCGATGGACCACCCATCTCTAGCTTTTACAGCGCACTTGCCGTCAATGAATGGTGGGATAACGGGGGCGAGCCGATATGGATTACGGCGGTTAACCAG GGTTTAAGAAGCGGAGGATATCTTTTTCCCGGAAGTTTTGCCAACATAAGTGGCGTAAGCGCaaccaagaaaattttagaaacttttgCAACACCTAGCGAGGAATCCGATTGGATGAAAAGAATTGACGAAACGATGGAGTGGTTTACGAAAGATGGTTTAGATATGATAGCACTCtattttgaacag CCTGATGTTGAGAGTCACGACAAGGGACCTGATTCTGAAGTAATAGCAGAAATTATGATGCCTCTCCTAAATCGAACcattttgtatttattaaaGAAGGTTGAAGAGTATAACTTGATTGATGATTTAAACATCATTATAACCAG TGACCACGGATTTACAGCTATAGATACTTCGGTAAAAGGAGAGGACGCGATTTCGATAGCTCGCTATGTTAATCAAAGTTACGTAGACTTTCAGTTTTCATATGGACCACTTGGTCTCGTGGAACCGATACCTGGGACAGCCAAATATGTAAAAAACAAGCTACAAG AGGGAAATCAAAACatgaaagtttatttaaaagaaGAACTTCCAGAGCGCTTCCATTACAAAAACAACGACCGCATAACCTCCATAGTGATATTGGCTGAACCCGGATACGACGTTTATCCA ATATTTCCTCTTTTCCACATTAATGCTGGTGATCATGGCTACGATAATGACCTGCAAGACATGAGAACATCGTATTTTAGTATCGGTCCTTCTTTCAag aaaaattacACGGTTGCtggttttgaaaatgttcacaTTTATCCTTTGATGTGTCATCTGTTGGGTCTTGCACCTGCTCCAAACAACGGGTCACTTGATGTCTTGCTGCCTACTTTGCGCTCAAAAAGCGGTGGAAATGTTTGCTCTAATCTGTTTATCGTATTCGCTTCAACCTTGATTGGCATTGTGAGTCGGTCGATTTAA
- the LOC143469059 gene encoding ectonucleotide pyrophosphatase/phosphodiesterase family member 7-like, producing MANEVRYLITLVVLVGTIILGRLYQEQYAVRRKPLQKLLLVSLDGVRHDYFDRAPNLPAFKYLRQNGVQAKYMKGAFPTLTLPSHFTIATGLYPESHGVVHNLHYNVSSGIVPTWTYFDTYHENKWWDNGAEPIWITAVKQNLRSGGYLFPGSYLKTGKLQANLYNGKYVEDNISLHNETIWHRRIDEVMNWFTKENLDMIAFYFDEPDLHGHKNGAESPIIRDVSLPLLSRTIMYLLKRVKETGLENDLNIIITSDHGHHSIDLSVTEENAISLEKHVDFNQIEYFFEYGPMGMMEPKPGYVQQVYEKLRDAHPQMKVYLKEDLPERWHYKRNSRIPSIVILANPGYELYRKYPGYHYQRSNHGYDNDHPSMRTIYYSIGPAFKKNHVIEGFESVDIYPLMCHLLGLKPAPNNGSLDILMDTLL from the exons ATGGCCAATGAAGTTCGGTATTTGATTACGTTGGTTGTTTTGGTTGGTACTATTATATTGGGACGTCTATACCAAGAACAATATGCCGTAAGAAGAAAACCTTTACAAAAATTGCTCTTAGTGTCTTTGGATGGTGTGAG GCATGATTACTTTGATCGGGCTCCTAACTTACCAGCCTTTAAATACCTGAGGCAAAATGGCGttcaagcaaaatatatgaaaGGAGCTTTTCCAACTCTAACACTTCCAAGTCATTTTACGATTGCTACTG GCTTGTACCCAGAGTCCCATGGCGTAGTTCACAATCTACACTACAATGTCAGCAGCGGTATCGTTCCTACATGGACATACTTTGACACTTATCACGAAAACAAATGGTGGGACAACGGTGCTGAACCGATATGGATCACAGCAGTTAAACAG AATCTGCGCAGCGGTGGATATCTTTTTCCGGGGAGTTATTTGAAAACAGGTAAGCTACAAGCAAATTTATATAATGGTAAATACGTGGAGGATAACATATCGCTCCACAACGAGACTATATGGCACAGACGAATCGACGAGGTGATGAACTGGTTCACCAAAGAAAACCTGGACATGATCGCGTTCTATTTCGATGAG ccCGATCTTCACGGTCATAAGAATGGTGCAGAGTCCCCTATTATTCGTGATGTATCTCTTCCTTTGCTTAGCAGAACAATAATGTATTTACTAAAACGAGTAAAAGAGACTGGTTTAGAAAATGATCTCAACATAATAATAACGAG CGATCATGGACATCATTCCATTGATTTGTCTGTGACCGAAGAAAATGCGATCTCACTTGAAAAACACGTGGACTTTAATCAGATTGAATACTTTTTTGAATACGGTCCCATGGGAATGATGGAACCCAAACCTGGATATGTACAACAGGTGTACGAAAAGCTGCGCG ATGCTCACCCTCAAATGAAGGTCTATTTGAAAGAGGATCTTCCGGAAAGGTGGCATTACAAAAGAAATTCCAGGATACCTTCAATTGTTATTCTTGCAAATCCAGGCTACGAACTATATCGG AAATATCCTGGGTATCATTATCAGCGAAGTAATCATGGTTATGACAATGACCACCCAAGCATGCGAACAATTTACTACAGCATTGGACCAGCGTTTAAA AAAAATCACGTAATCGAAGGTTTTGAGTCAGTAGACATTTATCCTTTGATGTGTCATCTTCTTGGATTGAAACCGGCACCGAACAACGGATCTCTTGACATTTTAATGGACACTCTGCTGTAA
- the LOC143469060 gene encoding ectonucleotide pyrophosphatase/phosphodiesterase family member 7-like, with amino-acid sequence MANEVRYLIALVVLVGTIILGRLYQEQYAVRRKPLQKLLLVSLDGVRHDYFDRAPNLPAFKYLRQNGVQAKYMKGAFPTLTLPSHFTIATGLYPESHGVVHNLYYNVSSGIVPTWTYLDTYHENKWWDNGAEPIWITAVKQNLRSGGYLFPGSYLKTGKLQANLHRGKYVEDNISLHNETIWHRRIDEVMNWFTKENLDMIAFYFDEPDLHGHKNGAESPIIRDVSLPLLNRTIMYLLKRVKETGLENDLNIIITSDHGHHSIDLSVTEENAISLEKHVDFNQIEYFFEYGPMGMMEPKPGYVQQVYEKLRDAHPQMKVYLKEDLPERWHYKRNSRIPSIVILANPGYELYRKYPGYHYQRSNHGYDNDHPSMRTIYYSIGPAFKKNHVIEGFESVDIYPLMCHLLGLKPAPNNGSLDILMDTLL; translated from the exons ATGGCCAATGAAGTTCGGTATTTGATTGCGTTGGTTGTTTTGGTTGGTACTATTATATTGGGACGTCTATACCAAGAACAATATGCCGTAAGAAGAAAACCTTTACAAAAATTGCTCTTAGTGTCTTTGGATGGTGTGAG ACATGATTACTTTGATCGGGCTCCTAACTTACCAGCCTTTAAATACCTGAGGCAAAATGGCGttcaagcaaaatatatgaaaGGAGCTTTTCCAACTCTAACACTTCCAAGTCATTTTACGATTGCTACTG GCTTGTATCCGGAGTCGCATGGCGTAGTTCACAATCTTTACTACAATGTCAGCAGCGGTATCGTTCCTACCTGGACATACTTAGACACTTATCACGAAAACAAATGGTGGGACAACGGTGCTGAACCTATATGGATCACGGCAGTTAAACAG AATCTGCGCAGCGGTGGATATCTTTTTCCGGGGAGTTATTTGAAAACAGGTAAGCTACAAGCAAATTTACATCGTGGTAAATACGTGGAGGATAACATATCGCTCCACAACGAGACTATATGGCACAGACGAATTGACGAGGTGATGAACTGGTTCACCAAAGAAAACCTGGACATGATCGCGTTCTATTTCGATGAG CCCGATCTTCACGGTCATAAGAATGGTGCAGAGTCCCCTATTATTCGTGATGTATCTCTTCCATTGCTTAACAGAACAATAATGTATTTACTAAAACGAGTAAAAGAGACTGGTTTGGAAAATGATCTcaacataataataacaaG CGATCATGGACATCATTCCATTGATTTGTCTGTGACCGAAGAAAATGCGATCTCACTTGAAAAACACGTGGACTTTAATCAGATTGAATACTTTTTTGAATACGGTCCCATGGGAATGATGGAACCCAAACCTGGATATGTACAACAGGTGTACGAAAAGCTGCGCG ATGCTCACCCTCAAATGAAGGTCTACTTGAAAGAGGATCTTCCGGAAAGGTGGCATTACAAAAGAAATTCCAGGATACCTTCAATTGTTATTCTTGCAAATCCAGGCTACGAACTATATCGG AAATATCCTGGGTATCATTATCAGCGAAGTAATCATGGTTATGACAATGACCACCCAAGCATGCGAACAATTTACTACAGCATTGGACCAGCGTTTAAA AAAAATCACGTAATCGAAGGTTTTGAGTCAGTAGACATCTATCCTCTGATGTGTCATCTTCTTGGATTGAAACCGGCACCCAACAACGGATCTCTTGACATTTTAATGGACACTCTGTTGTAA
- the LOC143468954 gene encoding lysozyme g-like isoform X2 — protein MKVAFFGFLLSVVNSARSSDLSCTLQEGTCLDYRYYFCTAGFEQGLCDGDSNRKCCLECDQTCLLEENQYAQCCDSECTSDGGKCQLNNNYCSGSYATGKCGGPYNRQCCSTSSTGSSSNTGCYGDIEKVDTTGASSATASQDNLYYSGVPASRKMAENDLTAMSQYKTKIVQAGEKLCADPAIIAGIISRETRAGKVLGSDGFGSDGHGYGLMQVDDRYHTLKGGPYSLEHIEQGTGILIDMINGVEAKHRDWTQDMALKGGICAYNSGVSNVQTYENMDVGTTGNDYSNDVTARSQYYKENGY, from the exons ATGAAAGTTGCATTCTTTGGATTTCTCCTTTCTGTTGTAAATTCTG cGCGGTCAAGTGATCTTAGTTGTACATTGCAAGAAGGGACCTGTTTGGACTACAGGTACTACTTTTGCACAGCAGGTTTCGAACAAGGCCTTTGTGACGGTGATTCAAACAGAAAATGCTGTCTAGAATGCGATCAGACAT GCTTGTTGGAGGAAAATCAATACGCACAGTGTTGTGATTCAGAATGTACTAGCGATGGTGGAAAATGTCAACTAAACAATAACTACTGCTCTGGTTCTTACGCCACCGGAAAGTGTGGTGGTCCGTATAACAGACAATGTTGCTCAACATCTAGCA CCGGAAGTTCAAGTAACACTGGTTGTTATGGCGACATAGAGAAAGTAGATACAACAGGAGCCTCGAGTGCAACTGCCTCTCAAGACAATCTATATTATTCTG GTGTGCCAGCATCAAGGAAAATGGCCGAAAATGATTTGACTGCAATGTCGCAATATAAAACCAAAATTGTTCAAGCTGGTGAAAAACTTTGCGCGGACCCAGCGATTATAGCAG GAATAATTAGTCGAGAAACAAGAGCTGGGAAAGTGTTAGGGTCTGATGGTTTCGGAAGCGATGGACATGGTTATGGCTTAATGCAG GTCGATGATCGTTACCATACTCTAAaaggtgggccttattcgtTGGAACACATAGAGCAGGGCACAGGAATCCTCATTGACATGATAAATGGTGTGGAAGCAAAACACAGAGACTGGACTCAAGATATGGCCTTAAAGGGTGGCATTTGCGCCTATAACAGTGGGGTTTCAAACGTCCAAACATACGAAAACATGGACGTTGGCACAACCGGCAACGATTATTCCAATGATGTGACAGCACGTTCTCAATACTACAAGGAAAATGGTTACTAA
- the LOC143468954 gene encoding lysozyme g-like isoform X1: protein MLWINDAAVILLINIQSLFTSKGVSSCSVICVVNRAKRRNLLTPAGIMKVAFFGFLLSVVNSARSSDLSCTLQEGTCLDYRYYFCTAGFEQGLCDGDSNRKCCLECDQTCLLEENQYAQCCDSECTSDGGKCQLNNNYCSGSYATGKCGGPYNRQCCSTSSTGSSSNTGCYGDIEKVDTTGASSATASQDNLYYSGVPASRKMAENDLTAMSQYKTKIVQAGEKLCADPAIIAGIISRETRAGKVLGSDGFGSDGHGYGLMQVDDRYHTLKGGPYSLEHIEQGTGILIDMINGVEAKHRDWTQDMALKGGICAYNSGVSNVQTYENMDVGTTGNDYSNDVTARSQYYKENGY, encoded by the exons ATGTTGTGGATAAATGATGCAGCAGTTATATTGTTGATAAACATCCAATCTCTTTTTACATCCAAAGGAGTAAGTTCCTGTTCTGTCATCTGTGTCGTCAACAGGGCAAAACGTAGAAACCTTTTAACTCCAGCAGGAATCATGAAAGTTGCATTCTTTGGATTTCTCCTTTCTGTTGTAAATTCTG cGCGGTCAAGTGATCTTAGTTGTACATTGCAAGAAGGGACCTGTTTGGACTACAGGTACTACTTTTGCACAGCAGGTTTCGAACAAGGCCTTTGTGACGGTGATTCAAACAGAAAATGCTGTCTAGAATGCGATCAGACAT GCTTGTTGGAGGAAAATCAATACGCACAGTGTTGTGATTCAGAATGTACTAGCGATGGTGGAAAATGTCAACTAAACAATAACTACTGCTCTGGTTCTTACGCCACCGGAAAGTGTGGTGGTCCGTATAACAGACAATGTTGCTCAACATCTAGCA CCGGAAGTTCAAGTAACACTGGTTGTTATGGCGACATAGAGAAAGTAGATACAACAGGAGCCTCGAGTGCAACTGCCTCTCAAGACAATCTATATTATTCTG GTGTGCCAGCATCAAGGAAAATGGCCGAAAATGATTTGACTGCAATGTCGCAATATAAAACCAAAATTGTTCAAGCTGGTGAAAAACTTTGCGCGGACCCAGCGATTATAGCAG GAATAATTAGTCGAGAAACAAGAGCTGGGAAAGTGTTAGGGTCTGATGGTTTCGGAAGCGATGGACATGGTTATGGCTTAATGCAG GTCGATGATCGTTACCATACTCTAAaaggtgggccttattcgtTGGAACACATAGAGCAGGGCACAGGAATCCTCATTGACATGATAAATGGTGTGGAAGCAAAACACAGAGACTGGACTCAAGATATGGCCTTAAAGGGTGGCATTTGCGCCTATAACAGTGGGGTTTCAAACGTCCAAACATACGAAAACATGGACGTTGGCACAACCGGCAACGATTATTCCAATGATGTGACAGCACGTTCTCAATACTACAAGGAAAATGGTTACTAA
- the LOC143468847 gene encoding NAD-dependent protein deacetylase sirtuin-2-like, with protein sequence MLTLNMSNVTQNTEEEAEHPNSDEGSSTTTVDFLGSLLSRFKLAMPNPAGEEKDVEKPEQLLPEVSFKGVAEYLASNKCKNIITISGAGISTSAGIPDFRSPGSGLYDNLEKYDLPSPQAIFEIGYFKENPQPFFTLAKELYPGTFKPTWCHYFIKLLEQKGLLLRAYTQNIDTLERVAGISGEKIVEAHGAFHSAHCLECKKEYTQEWVKEKVFNDEIPRCSECESLVKPDIVFFGEALPGRFHELRMKDFEECDLLIVMGTSLKVQPFASLIGSVRDTTPRLLMNREKCGELDPFMALMGFGGGMDFESDNAYRDVAWLGDCDDGCKELCSLLGWQEELETLVKTEHEQINKETKTQSLKSNSPKNGD encoded by the exons atgTTAACATTAAATATGTCTAATGTAACTCAAAATACAGAGGAAGAAGCAGAACATCCAAACAGCGATGAAGGTTCCTCTACAACAACAG TTGATTTTCTGGGGTCATTATTGTCTCGTTTCAAGCTTGCCATGCCAAATCCTGCAGGAGAGGAAAAAGACGTTGAGAAGCCAGAACAGTTGCTTCCAGAAGTTTCATTTAAAGGGGTGGCAGAATACTTAGCGTCTAATAAAT GTAAAAATATCATTACAATATCTGGAGCTGGAATATCAACCT CTGCTGGAATTCCAGACTTTCGAAGTCCAGGTTCAGGTCTGTATGACAATTTAGAGAAATATGATCTGCCATCGCCACAAGCCATATTTGAAATTGGTTATTTTAAG GAAAATCCACAACCTTTTTTCACTCTGGCAAAGGAGCTTTACCCAGGCACATTTAAG CCCACCTGGTgtcattattttatcaaattgcTGGAGCAAAAGGGGTTGCTTCTAAGAGCCTACACACAG AACATTGACACACTTGAAAGGGTTGCTGGAATAAGTGGAGAAAAAATAGTTGAAGCCCATGGAGCATTTCATTCTGCCCACTGTCTTGAGTGCAAAAAAGAGTATACTCAGGAATGGGTGAAAG AAAAAGTGTTTAATGATGAAATTCCTCGATGCAGCGAATGTGAATCACTTGTTAAGCCAG ATATAGTCTTCTTTGGCGAGGCATTACCAGGAAGGTTTCATGAATTGCGGATGAAGGACTTTGAAGAATGTGACTTGCTGATTGTGATGGGAACATCTCTAAAAGTTCAGCCTTTTGCTTCTTTGATTGGAAG TGTGAGAGATACAACTCCGCGACTGCTAATGAATCGCGAGAAATGTGGAGAATTAGATCCCTTCATGGCCCTTATGGGTTTCGGTGGAGGAATGGATTTTGAATCAGACAATGCCTACAG agATGTTGCTTGGCTTGGTGACTGTGATGATGGCTGCAAAGAATTATGTTCTCTTCTGGGATGGCAGGAGGAACTTGAGACACTTGTTAAAACAGAACATGAGCAAATTAATAAGGAAACTAAAACTCAGAGTTTGAAAAGCAATTCCCCCAAAAATGGGGATTGA
- the LOC143468846 gene encoding carbohydrate sulfotransferase 10-like — translation MYVKQCKTLNNIMIKTHISFMRMCGMRVAKFFTPKRLIAIFVICALVLGSGLVFYKLVLEQSVERLKIEHVLSVARFPERQIFPLPQNFQFKAEQEQKEKLIQKDESSSKTESLTQEHEDEFMLRMERRMKERRKLLKEKCEELGLPDKTEKRVRFVLSRPYNLTYCFVPKAGCTNWKKVILLLNNYVSSYEELAKFHHDHIHGIVAKQYRTDTVGFPKNTDHHLKMIVVRDPYDRLLSSYNDKLGPHSDGSRPQYHTTSEKIHNNYQSPTAIKQPALATFEEFINYLTQGTNSINTGTVNNHWTTYNSICQPCALKYDVISHLETIDEDARYVMKLINAPKRISFPTGYGKSGSSSTSLEKILKTYKHLESSLIEKLYETYRSDFELFGYNGSLLSQ, via the exons ATGTAtgttaaacaatgcaaaactCTGAATAACATTATGATAAAAACGCACATTTCGTTTATGAGGATGTGCGGTATGCgtgttgcaaaatttttcacGCCCAAACGATTGATTGCGATTTTCGTAATCTGTGCGCTAGTACTTGGGAGTGGTTTAGTCTTTTACAAACTGGTTTTAGAGCAAAGTGTTGAAAGGCTGAAAATAGAGCATGTGTTATCAGTTGCAAGATTTCCAGAGCGTCAGATTTTTCCTTTGCctcaaaattttcagtttaaagCTGAACAAGAACAAAAGGAAAAATTGATACAAAAAGATGAATCATCATCaaaaactgaaagtttaacaCAGGAACATGAAGACGAGTTCATGCTCAGAATGGAAAGACGGATGAAAGAGAgaagaaagcttttaaaagaaaaatgcgAGGAGTTAG GTTTGCCTgacaaaactgaaaaaagagTGAGGTTTGTTTTATCGCGGCCATACAATCTTACATATTGCTTCGTTCCCAAAGCAGGCTGCACAAATTGGAAGAAAGTAATACTGTTGCTAAATAATTACGTGTCGTCGTATGAAGAGCTGGCAAAG TTTCATCATGACCACATTCATGGGATTGTAGCTAAACAATATCGAACAGATACCGTTGGATTTCCTAAGAACACGGATCATCACTTGAAGATGATTGTGGTCAGGGATCCATATGATCGCTTGCTATCTTCTTACAACGATAAACTTGGACCTCATTCAGACGGAAGTCGACCCCAATATCATACAACTTCGGAAAAAATTCACAACAATTACCAATCACCAACTG cTATCAAGCAACCTGCATTAGCGACTTTTGAAGAATTTATCAACTATCTTACCCAAGGCACAAATAGCATTAACACAGGAACAGTAAATAATCACTGGACTACTTATAACAGCATATGTCAACCCTGTGCATTAAAATATGACGTAATCTCTCACCTCGAAACGATAGACGAAGATGCAAG GTACGTAATGAAACTTATAAATGCTCCGAAAAGAATTTCTTTCCCTACTGGATATGGAAAAAGTGGATCAAGCTCAACTAGTTtggagaaaatattgaaaacataCAAGCATCTGGAATCGTCTTTGATCGAAAAACTTTATGAAACATATCGCAGTGACTTTGAACTTTTTGGGTACAATGGAAGTTTACTCTCTCAGTGA